The Trueperaceae bacterium sequence CATCGGCGGCGAAGCGGCGCGCTTCGCACCGCTCGCCGACCTCTACCGCCGCACCGCCGCCGACGCCGGCGTCCCGGCGGAGGCCACCCGCGTCGCGGTCGCCAACCCCGGGTTCGTGGCCGACGACGCCCGCGCGGCGCGGGAGACCTGGTGGCCCGCCTGGCACCGGGTGATGCGCGACATCGGCCGACGCCGTGGCTTCGCGCCGATCCCCCGCGAGGTCTACGACCGCGACGCGGCGCCCGGCGGGGCGTTGTTCGTCGGCGACCCGGCGGAGATCGCGGAGCGCATCTTGGCGCTCCGCGAAGCGCTGGGGCACGACCGACAGATCCTGCAGATGGACGTCGGACGGTTGACCCAGCGCGACTTCCTGCGCGGCATCGAGCTGCTCGGGACCGAGGTCAAGCCCCGCGTCGACGCCGCGCTGCGCCGCTGACGCGCCCGCCGCTCACTCCGTCGCAACCGTCACGTCGGTCGTGGTCGGGACCGCATAACGCGCCTCCCCGCCGCTGACGAACACCCCTCGCACGCGGACGCGGTGATCGACGCCGGTCACGGTCAGGTCGAGCGTGCCGGCGCCGTCCGTGCCCAGCGACGTCCACGCCGGCCACTCCGTCGGACTGGTGGTCGTCGTCCAGGTCGCCTCGAACCCGCTCACGGTCAGTCCGGCCGTCGCCCAGTCCGTGGGCGAGGTCGCTTGGACGTCCACTTGGCTCGTCGTGGCGCTCGTCGCGATCGCGGGAGTTGCCTCGCTGACGCAGTCCCACGTGGGGAGGCGGCCCGGGAAGGCGTCGAGGGGATCGCTGTCCTCGACGAAGTTGTTGTTCCCCGCCGATGGCTCGATGCACCAGTGCGCCAGGTCGTCCTCGAATGCGGGCGCGTAGCGGAAGGCGTCCGTGAGGTCGTAGACGCCCCCGAAACGCCACGTCGCGACGGACTGCGAGAACGGGACGTCCTTGCTCGACGTGCCCTTCACGAAGTACGCCATCTTCACGTCG is a genomic window containing:
- a CDS encoding BspA family leucine-rich repeat surface protein; its protein translation is YMFKNAKNASPTSFDQDVSSWNVAHVDDFSGMFEFADAFDNGGVALDWTDVGTEATNDVKMAYFVKGTSSKDVPFSQSVATWRFGGVYDLTDAFRYAPAFEDDLAHWCIEPSAGNNNFVEDSDPLDAFPGRLPTWDCVSEATPAIATSATTSQVDVQATSPTDWATAGLTVSGFEATWTTTTSPTEWPAWTSLGTDGAGTLDLTVTGVDHRVRVRGVFVSGGEARYAVPTTTDVTVATE